The Rhododendron vialii isolate Sample 1 chromosome 5a, ASM3025357v1 genome contains a region encoding:
- the LOC131325439 gene encoding protein STABILIZED1-like, giving the protein MLRNPSSIKLRIPLLNKTMIKPTSHCPIYIVGVISIYILITYVNLLYLLTYKISPRFLLSHGKHSHFSSFSVFSSPSCFGVIMQGPVQPRAKLEFLNAIPPRNYVAGMGRGATGFTTRSDIGPARAAPDRPAAAIAGVGRGRGRGTGGEEEEENEDVYDNESQRFEGNDVGLLYASAKYDKEDEEWDAIEERLDSRKERREARLKRKIEEYRASNPTITEQFADLKRELHTMSPSEWESIPESTHSSRNKKRRRFESYVPVPDTLLEKARQEQAHVTAFDPKSWAARGTETPGVNDLTLTSVGEGRGTLLSLKLDGLSDSVSGLTVVDPKGYLTDLNSMKMTSDAEISGTEKERMVLKSLIQAKPEEPLGWIAAARLEERAGKIRAARELITKGCEVCPENEDVWIEACRLSRPEEAKAVIARGVKAIPNSVELWMQAAKLEREDENKSRVLRRGLDHVPGSVRLWKAVVELAQEEDARLLLMRAVECCPLHVELWLALARLETYDGAKKVLNKVRFSLPNEPAIWITAAKLEEANGNNARVGKIIENGIRVLRKVGVVIDREAWMKEAEAAERAGSVATCQAIVHNTTGVGVEDEDRKRTWVADAEECEKRGSIETARAIYAHALTIFLTKKSIWLKAAQLEKTYGARETLDALLRKAVTYMPQVEVLWLMGAKEKWLAGDVPSARAILQEAYAAIPYSEEIWLAAFKLEFENHEPERARMLLAKARERGGTERVWMKSAIVERESKNTDEERRLLDGGLKRFPSFFKLWLMLGQLEERLGYLERAKEVYELGLKHCSCCIPLWLSLAKLEEKMNGLSKARAVLTMARKKNAQSPELWLAAVRAESRHGNKKEADILMAKALQVCPNSGILWAASIEMVPRPQRKTKSMDAHKRCDHDPHVIAAIAKLFWHDRKVDKARSWLNRAVTLGPDIGDFWALFYKFEIQYGTKETRADMLKRCIAADPKHGEKWQALSKAVENSHQPTEAVLKKVVVALGQEETFAEGNN; this is encoded by the coding sequence ATGTTACGAAATCCTAGTTCTATCAAACTTAGGATTCCCCTTTTGAATAAAACAATGATCAAACCAACTTCACATTGTCCTATATATATCGTAGGAGtaatatctatatatatacttattacGTACGTAAACCTATTGTATTTGTTGACCTACAAAATTTCACCCCGTTTTCTTCTCAGTCACGGCaaacattctcatttttcttcattCTCTGTTTTCTCATCCCCATCGTGTTTTGGAGTCATCATGCAGGGCCCCGTTCAACCCAGGGCTAAGCTAGAATTCCTCAACGCGATTCCCCCGCGCAATTACGTGGCCGGTATGGGGCGCGGCGCCACCGGGTTCACCACCCGGTCCGATATCGGGCCTGCCCGTGCTGCCCCTGACCGGCCTGCTGCTGCCATAGCAGGGGTGGGCCgcgggagagggagagggaccggcggggaggaggaagaggagaatGAAGATGTGTATGATAATGAGAGTCAAAGATTTGAAGGGAATGATGTGGGTTTGTTGTATGCCTCGGCGAAGTACGATAAGGAGGATGAGGAATGGGACGCGATTGAGGAGAGATTGGATAGCCGGAAGGAGAGAAGGGAGGCTAGATTGAAACGGAAGATCGAAGAGTACAGGGCGTCTAACCCTACAATTACTGAGCAGTTCGCTGATCTGAAAAGGGAGTTGCACACGATGTCGCCTTCCGAGTGGGAAAGCATCCCTGAGAGTACTCATTCGTCCAGGaacaagaagaggaggaggtttGAGAGTTACGTGCCTGTTCCGGACACCCTTCTTGAGAAGGCTAGGCAAGAACAAGCACATGTCACGGCGTTTGATCCGAAGAGTTGGGCAGCCAGAGGAACAGAGACCCCTGGGGTTAATGACTTGACCTTGACCTCGGTGGGTGAAGGGAGAGGGACCCTCCTGTCGCTCAAACTGGATGGGCTTTCGGATTCGGTATCAGGGTTGACAGTTGTTGATCCCAAGGGATACTTGACTGATCTCAACAGTATGAAGATGACCAGTGATGCGGAAATATCGGGTACCGAGAAGGAGAGGATGGTACTTAAGTCGCTAATCCAAGCGAAGCCCGAAGAACCGCTCGGTTGGATTGCTGCCGCTAGGTTGGAGGAACGCGCTGGTAAGATTCGGGCTGCGAGGGAGTTGATAACCAAAGGTTGCGAGGTGTGTCCAGAGAATGAAGATGTCTGGATAGAGGCGTGTCGGTTGTCAAGACCTGAGGAAGCCAAGGCGGTGATAGCAAGGGGAGTGAAGGCAATCCCAAACTCCGTGGAGTTGTGGATGCAGGCTGCAAAGTTAGAGCGCGAGGATGAGAATAAGAGTAGGGTGTTGCGGAGGGGACTGGACCATGTTCCTGGTTCTGTCAGGCTGTGGAAGGCTGTTGTGGAGCTTGCCCAGGAGGAGGACGCGAGGCTTTTGCTGATGAGGGCTGTGGAATGCTGCCCTTTGCATGTGGAGTTGTGGCTTGCTCTTGCTAGGTTGGAAACCTACGACGGTGCGAAGAAGGTTTTGAATAAGGTGAGGTTTAGCCTCCCCAATGAGCCGGCTATTTGGATTACTGCTGCGAAATTGGAAGAAGCAAATGGGAATAATGCTAGGGTGGGAAAGATTATAGAAAACGGTATTCGAGTTTTGCGAAAGGTAGGTGTGGTGATTGACAGAGAAGCTTGGATGAAAGAGGCGGAGGCCGCTGAACGAGCTGGATCTGTTGCCACTTGCCAGGCTATTGTTCATAACACAACTGGGGTTGGAGTGGAGGACGAAGATCGGAAAAGGACATGGGTTGCCGACGCAGAGGAGTGCGAGAAAAGAGGTTCCATTGAAACTGCCAGAGCCATATATGCTCATGCCCTTACAATATTTTTGACCAAGAAGAGTATTTGGCTCAAAGCCGCACAGCTTGAAAAGACTTATGGGGCCAGAGAAACTCTTGATGCGCTGCTTCGTAAAGCAGTGACTTACATGCCACAGGTTGAAGTTCTATGGTTAATGGGTGCTAAAGAGAAGTGGCTTGCTGGTGATGTACCTTCAGCTAGAGCGATTCTTCAAGAAGCCTATGCTGCAATTCCCTACTCAGAGGAGATTTGGCTTGCTGCATTCAAGCTTGAATTTGAGAACCATGAGCCTGAGAGAGCAAGAATGCTTCTAGCTAAAGCACGAGAAAGAGGAGGCACAGAAAGAGTGTGGATGAAGTCTGCTATTGTGGAGAGAGAATCGAAAAACACTGACGAGGAGAGGAGGTTACTCGACGGTGGGCTGAAACGCTTCCCTTCGTTTTTCAAACTGTGGTTGATGCTTGGACAGCTGGAGGAACGACTTGGTTACTTGGAAAGGGCTAAGGAAGTGTATGAGTTGGGTTTGAAGCACTGTTCCTGCTGTATTCCCCTTTGGCTTTCGCTCGCTAAGCTGGAGGAGAAGATGAATGGGTTGAGTAAAGCTCGAGCAGTTCTCACAATGGCAAGGAAGAAGAATGCTCAGAGCCCTGAACTCTGGCTTGCTGCTGTAAGAGCTGAATCAAGGCATGGGAACAAGAAGGAAGCAGATATTCTGATGGCTAAGGCGTTGCAGGTGTGCCCCAATAGTGGTATACTGTGGGCAGCTTCGATTGAGATGGTCCCGCGTCCGCAACGGAAGACAAAGAGCATGGATGCGCACAAGAGATGCGACCACGATCCACATGTCATTGCTGCCATTGCTAAGCTATTTTGGCACGACAGGAAGGTAGACAAAGCAAGGAGTTGGCTTAACAGGGCAGTGACTCTTGGACCGGATATTGGGGATTTCTGGGCATTGTTCTACAAGTTTGAAATTCAGTATGGAACCAAGGAGACTCGGGCAGATATGTTGAAGAGATGCATCGCTGCAGATCCAAAGCATGGGGAGAAATGGCAAGCACTGTCCAAGGCTGTGGAAAATTCCCACCAGCCAACTGAAGCCGTTTTGAAGAAAGTAGTGGTCGCACTTGGACAGGAAGAGACTTTTGCCGAGGGTAATAATTAA
- the LOC131327460 gene encoding protein FAR-RED IMPAIRED RESPONSE 1-like, translated as MLGAEIWKLGGVRGVGGIRDVDGDGVAGDGDGDGVVGVDVKDEVGAVIAGEGVAYPIIQSLCQFHALLRGGFFLQFCRVTGEEEELWSGYSENEEEVSPSNKECDGITTTEDGKEAIENCEDRVEEPKVGMTFDSLDKAYFYYCQFAKEKGFAVCKRTSRKGKDGKLSYVTLSCSRGGKAKVTTSNLAKPRPQSKIDCPAHVTVVILPDGKWRLNRIVLEHNHVQSSSKVRYFKCNRILDEHVKRKLELNDKAGINLNKTYDSLQIEAGGPGKLPYGQKDCRNYVDKVRRSLVKEGDAEAMHNYFMKMKADNSDFFFAMDLDDNGRLRNVFWADARSRAACKEFGDVVTFDTTYLVNRYNMPFAPFVGVNHHGQSILLGCGLISHEDTESFSWLFQTWKTCMWGRAPRAIITDQCLAMKNGIEKIFPNTRHRWCIWHIMKKLPEKLNGYNAYEKIRVCMRKVVYDSLTIKQFEDTWDIFIKKYELQSNTWLQGLYLERKRWVPAYLKDMFWAGMSSTQRSECMNAYFDGYIHKKTTLKQFVEQYENALANKVESENELDAKSLHTYIPLLTEDELEKQFQSAYTNSKFQEFQKQFFGKLDCLCSKTKECGIMSEYEVQEWVTFGEEEEKKRKQVSFTVDFNSETNETHCNCRLFDFRGMVCKHQLMVWFQRGIQKVPDKYVLKR; from the exons ATGTTGGGCGCTGAAATTTGGAAGCTTGGAGGGGTTCGTGGCGTGGGAGGGATCCGAGATGTGGACGGAGATGGAGTTGCCGGAGATGGGGACGGAGATGGGGTCGTTGGAGTTGACGTCAAAGATGAAGTTGGCGCCGTAATTGCCGGCGAAGGTGTGGCG TATCCTATAATACAATCTTTATGTCAATTCCATGCATTATTAAGAGGgggtttttttcttcaattttgcaGAGTCactggagaagaagaagagttatGGAGTGGATATAGTGAAAATGAAGAAGAGGTAAGTCCTTCAAACAAAGAGTGTGATGGGATAACTACTACTGAGGATGGGAAGGAGGCAATAGAAAATTGTGAAGATAGAGTTGAGGAACCAAAAGTGGGAATGACATTCGACTCATTAGACAAAGCTTATTTCTATTACTGTCAATTTGCTAAAGAAAAAGGGTTTGCTGTGTGCAAAAGAACATCGAGAAAGGGAAAAGATGGGAAGTTGAGTTATGTAACTCTTTCTTGCAGTCGTGGTGGAAAGGCAAAGGTGACAACAAGCAACCTAGCAAAACCACGTCCGCAATCCAAAATTGATTGTCCAGCTCACGTTACTGTTGTTATACTGCCGGATGGAAAGTGGAGGTTAAACCGGATTGTTTTGGAGCACAATCATGTACAGAGCTCTTCAAAGGTACGGTATTTCAAGTGCAATAGGATACTTGATGAGCATGTCAAAAGAAAGCTTGAACTAAATGATAAAGCCGGGATCAACCTGAACAAGACTTATGACTCACTTCAGATTGAGGCTGGGGGACCTGGTAAGCTTCCGTATGGTCAGAAAGATTGCCGAAATTATGTGGATAAAGTGCGACGTTCACTAGTTAAGGAAGGAGATGCTGAGGCAATGCACAATTATTTCATGAAGATGAAAGCCGACAATTCtgactttttttttgcaatggaTTTGGATGATAATGGTCGATTAAGAAATGTCTTCTGGGCTGATGCGAGGAGTAGGGCAGCTTGTAAGGAGTTCGGTGATGTTGTGACCTTTGACACAACGTACTTGGTAAACAGGTATAACATGCCTTTTGCTCCATTTGTAGGTGTGAATCATCATGGTCAATCTATTTTATTGGGATGTGGGCTAATTTCTCATGAAGATACAGAGTCATTTTCGTGGCTATTTCAAACTTGGAAGACATGCATGTGGGGTCGTGCTCCGAGAGCAATTATTACCGACCAATGTTTGGCTATGAAGAATGGTATAGAAAAAATATTCCCTAACACCCGACATCGGTGGTGCATATGGCATATTATGAAAAAGTTGCCTGAAAAATTGAATGGGTACAACGCCTACGAGAAAATTAGGGTGTGTATGCGTAAGGTTGTTTATGATTCACTGACAATAAAACAATTTGAAGATACTTGGGATATATTCATCAAAAAGTATGAGCTTCAAAGTAATACATGGTTACAGGGGTTGTATCTGGAAAGGAAACGATGGGTGCCTGCTTATTTGAAAGATATGTTTTGGGCAGGGATGTCATCCACCCAAAGAAGCGAGTGTATGAATGCATATTTCGATGGTTACATTCATAAAAAGACGACCTTGAAACAGTTTGTGGAGCAGTATGAAAATGCTTTGGCGAATAAGGTAGAGAGTGAAAATGAACTAGATGCGAAAAGTCTCCACACTTACATCCCGTTACTAACTGAAGATGAGTTGGAGAAGCAATTTCAAAGTGCTTACACGAATTCAAAGTTTCAGGAGTTTCAAAAGCAGTTTTTCGGGAAACTTGACTGTTTGTGTTCAAAGACAAAAGAATGTGGTATTATGTCCGAATATGAGGTACAAGAGTGGGTTACatttggagaagaagaagagaaaaagaggaaacaaGTGTCATTTACTGTCGATTTTAATTCTGAAACCAATGAAACACATTGTAATTGTCGATTGTTTGATTTTAGAGGAATGGTGTGCAAACACCAATTGATGGTGTGGTTTCAAAGGGGAATTCAAAAAGTGCCTGACAAGTATGTGTTGAAAAGATAG